A genomic stretch from Candidatus Omnitrophota bacterium includes:
- the rplS gene encoding 50S ribosomal protein L19, with product MDKLKLVEAKFLKESPAFGIGDTVRVFVKIPEGDKVRLHPFEGTVIGRKRGGINSSFTVRRVSFGEGIERVFPVHSPSIDHIEVVRKGKVGRSKLYYLRGKKGKQAKVISEAVV from the coding sequence ATGGATAAATTAAAACTGGTAGAGGCAAAATTTCTTAAGGAAAGCCCGGCTTTCGGAATAGGGGATACTGTACGGGTCTTTGTTAAAATACCCGAAGGCGATAAGGTGCGCCTTCATCCTTTTGAAGGCACTGTGATCGGCAGGAAGAGGGGCGGAATCAATTCTTCTTTTACCGTGCGCAGGGTTTCTTTCGGAGAGGGTATAGAGAGGGTTTTTCCGGTCCATTCGCCTTCCATTGACCATATTGAAGTGGTGCGCAAGGGCAAGGTAGGGAGGTCAAAACTTTATTACTTAAGAGGCAAGAAGGGCAAGCAGGCAAAGGTTATTTCCGAAGCGGTAGTGTAG
- a CDS encoding ribonuclease HII, giving the protein MLYHERRLRKQGYRLIVGVDEAGRGPLAGPVVAAAVILRQERFQNRVDDSKKLTPEKREKAFLELAKKCLYGVGIVNEKVIDEINILNSTRVAMKQAVEEVMLRLKKDTTLASCPEKTYVIIDGNIDIGVGLPARGIIGGDRKSLTIAAASIIAKVIRDRIMAIYDEEFSGYGFLRHKGYPTEHHRSTLKKLGPSPIHRLSFRF; this is encoded by the coding sequence ATGTTATACCACGAGCGAAGATTAAGAAAACAGGGTTACCGGCTTATTGTCGGCGTAGATGAGGCGGGCAGGGGGCCCCTGGCAGGCCCTGTTGTGGCAGCAGCCGTGATCTTGAGACAGGAACGTTTCCAGAACCGCGTAGACGATTCAAAAAAACTGACTCCTGAAAAGAGGGAAAAGGCGTTCCTTGAGTTGGCAAAAAAATGTTTATACGGCGTGGGCATCGTTAATGAGAAGGTCATTGACGAAATAAACATACTTAATTCCACCCGCGTTGCCATGAAGCAGGCGGTAGAGGAAGTCATGCTTCGCCTGAAAAAAGATACTACCCTGGCGTCCTGCCCCGAAAAGACGTATGTGATCATAGACGGTAACATTGATATAGGCGTAGGCCTGCCGGCCAGGGGCATTATCGGCGGCGACAGGAAAAGCCTTACTATAGCGGCGGCATCCATAATCGCCAAGGTGATCAGGGATAGGATCATGGCGATATACGATGAGGAATTTTCCGGCTACGGTTTCCTGAGACATAAAGGATACCCGACCGAACATCATAGAAGCACTTTGAAGAAATTAGGGCCATCCCCCATCCATAGGTTGAGTTTCCGATTCTAA
- a CDS encoding formate--tetrahydrofolate ligase → MRIALKPIKAVARRSGIKEKELCLYGEYKAKVSLSILKRLKNRKDGKYVVVSAITPTRSGEGKTVTTIGLSMALNRIGRPSSVCIRQPSLGPVFGIKGGGAGGGRSCAVPAEDLNLHFTGDAHAVAAAHNICAAFLYNSVFRGNPLNIDVDSINWRRVVDVSDRFLRNIKTGLGTPQDGFESDSGFDITAASEVMAILALAQGREDLRRRLGNIVLAVTKDGRPVSAEDIKAAGAMAVLLREALTPNLFQTIENTPCFVHTGPFGNIAHGNSSILADRIALKLSDYVITESGFGADCGAEKFFNIKCRVSGLRPDCAVLVCTVRALKAHSENHESLDEGCRNLEKQIENIMVFGLPVVVAINRFSSDSAAELELIRGRSNDAGAERAVVSDVWSKGSKGGIELAEAVVDACKKKAGFKFLYALDWPIKKKIETIATRLYGAGGVRYEESADKKIEAYTKMGYGSLPICMAKTHLSLSHDPELKGRPEGFTLPVRDVRLSAGAGFIYPLCGKINTMPGLPAHPIGEKIDIDEKGGIIGLF, encoded by the coding sequence ATGCGTATCGCGTTAAAGCCGATAAAAGCGGTAGCAAGGAGATCAGGCATAAAGGAAAAGGAACTTTGCCTTTACGGAGAATATAAGGCAAAGGTATCGCTTTCCATCCTGAAGCGGCTGAAGAACAGGAAAGACGGAAAATATGTCGTTGTAAGCGCGATAACGCCCACGCGATCAGGCGAAGGAAAGACCGTTACTACGATCGGGCTTTCTATGGCGCTGAACAGGATCGGGAGGCCTTCGTCGGTCTGCATACGCCAGCCCTCGCTTGGGCCGGTCTTCGGCATAAAGGGCGGCGGAGCAGGGGGCGGGAGGTCATGCGCCGTTCCCGCTGAAGATCTGAACCTGCATTTTACCGGCGACGCGCACGCGGTCGCGGCCGCGCACAATATTTGCGCCGCGTTTCTCTACAATTCCGTATTCAGGGGCAACCCCCTTAATATAGATGTTGATTCAATAAATTGGCGGCGGGTAGTCGATGTTTCGGACAGGTTTCTGCGTAACATAAAGACAGGGCTGGGCACGCCGCAGGACGGATTTGAAAGCGATTCGGGATTTGACATAACCGCGGCAAGCGAGGTAATGGCTATACTTGCTTTAGCGCAGGGGCGGGAAGACCTGCGCAGGCGCCTGGGCAATATCGTCCTGGCCGTGACAAAAGACGGCAGGCCTGTCAGCGCGGAAGATATTAAGGCGGCCGGCGCGATGGCGGTCTTGCTGCGGGAGGCGCTTACGCCCAATCTGTTCCAGACGATTGAAAACACGCCCTGCTTTGTGCACACAGGCCCTTTCGGCAATATAGCGCACGGCAACAGTTCGATCCTCGCCGACAGGATCGCCTTGAAACTTTCCGACTACGTTATTACTGAATCCGGTTTCGGAGCTGACTGCGGGGCGGAGAAGTTCTTTAACATAAAATGCAGGGTGAGCGGCCTTAGGCCGGACTGCGCGGTGCTGGTTTGCACCGTGCGGGCATTAAAGGCGCATTCCGAAAACCACGAGTCGCTTGATGAGGGCTGCCGCAATTTAGAGAAACAGATAGAAAATATCATGGTCTTCGGGCTGCCTGTTGTGGTTGCCATTAACAGATTCTCTTCTGATAGCGCCGCGGAACTGGAATTGATCCGCGGCAGATCAAATGATGCCGGCGCGGAGCGCGCCGTTGTCAGCGACGTATGGTCGAAGGGCTCTAAAGGCGGCATAGAGCTGGCTGAAGCAGTGGTGGATGCCTGCAAGAAAAAGGCGGGATTTAAATTTCTTTACGCTTTGGACTGGCCGATAAAGAAGAAGATCGAGACGATCGCCACGCGGCTTTACGGAGCGGGGGGCGTGCGATACGAAGAGTCCGCCGATAAAAAGATAGAGGCGTATACTAAAATGGGCTACGGCTCCTTACCTATATGTATGGCAAAGACACACCTGTCCTTATCGCATGACCCTGAGTTGAAGGGCAGGCCTGAAGGGTTTACGCTTCCTGTGCGCGATGTGCGGCTGTCAGCGGGAGCAGGGTTCATTTATCCACTCTGCGGGAAAATAAACACCATGCCCGGACTGCCTGCTCATCCCATAGGAGAAAAGATAGATATTGATGAAAAAGGTGGTATAATTGGTTTGTTTTGA